From a region of the Salinispira pacifica genome:
- a CDS encoding NAD-dependent epimerase/dehydratase family protein, translating into MENAENFSPVAVTGGSGYIASWIVLKLLERGIEVHTTVRNLSDERKVGHLKTMQKNFPGQLSLFEADLNIEGSFDAAIADCEALIHSASPFVISNISDPELELIRPAKVGTENVLRSADRAQTVRKVVLTSSVAAVHTDNNEWKNTSEGILNENHWNSTASAKYQPYSYSKTLAEKAAWEYAQQQDHWELAVINPSFVVGPSLSKRLDGTSSSTVAGFFTGQFKQGIPDLHFGMVDVRDVAQAHILALENPEAKGRFILMSEEMSLPEAGRILQNMQNGKLPVNLRVLPKALFYVMGPFLGFNWRYTRNNYGVPVKLDPGRSRDILSIKYTAIADSLKDHASQLVNDGLVSV; encoded by the coding sequence ATGGAAAATGCGGAAAATTTCAGTCCTGTTGCGGTTACCGGAGGCAGCGGATATATTGCCAGCTGGATCGTATTGAAGCTGCTTGAGCGGGGCATTGAGGTTCACACCACCGTGAGAAATCTTTCGGATGAACGAAAGGTGGGGCATCTCAAGACCATGCAGAAAAATTTTCCCGGTCAGCTCAGTCTTTTTGAAGCCGATTTGAACATTGAGGGTTCTTTTGATGCTGCTATTGCCGACTGTGAAGCCCTGATCCATTCAGCAAGCCCCTTTGTGATCAGCAATATCTCCGACCCCGAACTGGAATTGATCCGTCCTGCAAAGGTGGGGACTGAAAATGTACTGCGCAGCGCCGATCGTGCACAGACGGTGCGCAAGGTGGTGCTCACCTCCAGCGTTGCGGCGGTTCACACCGACAACAATGAATGGAAAAACACCAGTGAAGGCATCCTGAATGAAAATCACTGGAACTCCACCGCTTCCGCCAAATATCAGCCCTATTCATATTCCAAAACCCTTGCAGAAAAAGCCGCCTGGGAGTATGCCCAGCAGCAGGATCACTGGGAACTTGCGGTTATCAACCCTTCTTTTGTGGTAGGCCCCTCCCTGTCAAAACGCCTGGACGGCACATCATCCTCCACGGTGGCAGGATTCTTCACCGGCCAGTTCAAACAGGGAATTCCCGACCTTCATTTCGGCATGGTAGATGTACGGGATGTGGCACAGGCTCACATTCTGGCTCTGGAAAACCCCGAAGCCAAAGGCAGGTTTATCCTCATGAGCGAGGAAATGAGCCTGCCGGAGGCAGGAAGAATCCTCCAGAATATGCAGAACGGGAAACTTCCGGTTAATCTGCGGGTCCTTCCCAAAGCGCTGTTCTATGTTATGGGACCCTTCCTGGGCTTCAACTGGCGCTATACCCGGAACAACTACGGGGTGCCGGTGAAACTGGATCCCGGCAGATCACGGGATATTCTGTCTATTAAATATACAGCCATCGCCGATTCTCTGAAGGACCATGCTTCCCAGCTGGTAAACGACGGGCTGGTCTCTGTATGA
- a CDS encoding sodium:glutamate symporter, whose protein sequence is MLFSWQFYIHAGIIASALVLGTLLRAKLRFFQRFLIPVPIISGFILLPFYNYLLPLIGIGQEYLGEIAYHLLSISFISLAMRPTVKSPGRTRNRLGLSMMIIGQYGFQAMFGLLLTLLFMGTFMPGLFHSFGFLFPLGFALGPGQAYAIGEGWRVFGIEDAGNVGLTFAAIGFIMASFGGIFLIHHGVKKHWISPDYMKSIRGEDVRTGVFPRGSRLQPGSYQTTQTEAIDSLTANVIFVLVTYLLTYLFLNGISYLLAFIGPTGVELATNLWGISFIFAAMMAMLVRALLERFNADHILDARTLSRVSGISVDIMVTSSIAAISLVVAMKYIIPILIITGLGTLIILTVVPWMGSRLFTDHRFLRSLIIFGVSTGTLTTGLALLRVLDPEFETPVASDYTYASAVTFAVAIPFILAINFPAKAFQTGDMRWLAAAFAVLGAYMLASLLWYRALGRERAFQNPGTIWLKNGE, encoded by the coding sequence ATGCTTTTTTCCTGGCAGTTTTACATTCATGCGGGCATTATCGCCTCTGCTCTGGTGCTGGGCACCCTGTTGCGGGCGAAGCTCCGCTTTTTTCAGCGCTTCCTGATCCCCGTACCCATTATCTCCGGGTTTATTCTTCTGCCCTTCTACAACTATCTTCTTCCGTTAATCGGCATCGGACAGGAATATCTGGGTGAAATAGCCTATCATCTGTTAAGTATTTCATTTATTTCCCTGGCCATGCGGCCCACCGTCAAGAGCCCCGGCCGGACCCGCAATCGTCTGGGACTTTCCATGATGATTATCGGGCAGTACGGATTTCAGGCCATGTTCGGTCTGCTTCTCACCCTGCTGTTCATGGGAACCTTTATGCCCGGCCTGTTTCACAGCTTCGGCTTTCTCTTCCCCCTGGGGTTCGCCTTGGGTCCTGGACAGGCATACGCCATCGGTGAAGGCTGGAGGGTATTCGGCATTGAGGATGCCGGAAATGTGGGGCTTACCTTTGCCGCCATCGGCTTTATTATGGCAAGCTTCGGGGGCATCTTTCTTATCCACCACGGGGTGAAAAAGCACTGGATCAGTCCCGACTACATGAAAAGCATCCGGGGAGAAGATGTACGCACCGGCGTATTCCCCCGGGGAAGCCGGCTCCAGCCCGGCTCGTATCAGACCACCCAGACCGAGGCAATCGACTCCCTCACCGCAAACGTAATCTTTGTACTGGTCACCTACCTTCTCACTTATCTGTTTCTTAACGGCATCAGCTATCTGCTTGCCTTCATCGGTCCCACCGGCGTTGAGCTGGCAACCAATCTATGGGGAATCAGCTTCATTTTCGCCGCAATGATGGCAATGCTGGTGCGTGCACTTCTGGAGCGTTTCAATGCCGATCACATTCTGGATGCCCGGACCCTCAGCCGGGTTTCGGGGATTTCTGTTGATATTATGGTAACCAGTTCCATAGCCGCAATCAGCCTGGTGGTTGCCATGAAGTACATTATTCCGATTTTGATTATAACCGGTCTGGGAACCCTTATTATTCTTACCGTGGTTCCCTGGATGGGATCCCGGCTGTTTACCGATCACCGATTCCTGAGAAGCCTTATTATCTTCGGAGTATCCACCGGGACTCTCACCACCGGCCTGGCCCTGCTGCGGGTTCTGGATCCAGAATTTGAAACTCCGGTAGCCTCTGATTATACATACGCCTCTGCGGTGACCTTCGCGGTGGCCATCCCTTTTATTCTGGCCATCAATTTTCCCGCAAAAGCGTTTCAGACTGGAGATATGCGCTGGCTGGCCGCTGCATTCGCCGTGCTGGGTGCCTATATGCTTGCCAGTCTCCTGTGGTACCGGGCACTGGGCAGGGAGCGGGCATTTCAAAACCCCGGCACAATCTGGCTGAAGAACGGGGAGTGA
- a CDS encoding glycine betaine ABC transporter substrate-binding protein, translating into MKRFLSVFSVLIGSLVLFLSCENGLIYEGVEVSIVSPDWAEGRAFSYFAEAVLEEEFGFVVEVVVKEGPNMDEIMSLVADGTHDAVLDVWTDFHSTEISTYEDQLELIGAVYKDAKTGLVVPRYTYDGGITKISDLETNDVAGKEITGIDPGAGLMSVVENDIIPDYGLDIAGYTLQDGSSESMLTALADAIAAEEDIIVTLWQPHGQFGIHELEMLEEDQTSHFTPNDIQMYGRSGLSADYPELVTFMENMQFSNDEVGSLLAHIAASQLSEPDAAAEWKAENQDIWINWMAQ; encoded by the coding sequence ATGAAACGTTTTTTGTCGGTCTTTTCCGTTCTGATTGGGTCCCTGGTACTGTTCTTGTCCTGTGAAAACGGCCTCATCTACGAGGGCGTCGAGGTAAGCATCGTTTCTCCCGACTGGGCGGAGGGCAGGGCCTTCAGCTATTTTGCCGAAGCGGTTCTTGAGGAGGAGTTCGGGTTTGTGGTTGAAGTGGTGGTAAAGGAGGGCCCGAACATGGATGAAATCATGTCTCTGGTGGCCGACGGAACCCATGATGCGGTTCTGGATGTGTGGACCGATTTTCACAGCACAGAAATATCAACCTATGAAGACCAGCTGGAACTGATCGGAGCGGTATACAAAGACGCTAAAACCGGACTGGTGGTTCCCCGCTACACCTATGACGGCGGAATTACCAAAATCTCGGACCTGGAGACGAATGATGTGGCGGGGAAGGAGATTACCGGCATAGATCCCGGAGCAGGATTAATGAGCGTTGTGGAGAATGATATAATTCCCGATTACGGATTGGATATCGCAGGCTACACCCTTCAGGACGGAAGCAGCGAGTCCATGCTGACCGCCCTGGCCGATGCCATCGCCGCGGAAGAAGATATTATCGTGACTCTCTGGCAGCCTCACGGACAGTTTGGCATCCACGAACTGGAAATGCTTGAAGAGGATCAGACCTCTCACTTCACGCCGAACGATATTCAGATGTACGGCCGAAGCGGACTGAGCGCAGATTATCCTGAGCTGGTGACCTTCATGGAAAATATGCAGTTCAGCAACGATGAGGTGGGCTCCCTGCTGGCACATATTGCCGCTTCCCAGCTCAGCGAACCGGATGCGGCAGCGGAGTGGAAGGCTGAAAATCAAGATATCTGGATAAACTGGATGGCCCAGTAG
- a CDS encoding metallophosphoesterase family protein has translation MIQIISDVHGNLQALKAVLKKERLTADELWCLGDTGGYGADSRACINLLHTRSSIMLRGNHDAGLCGLEPPEHFSVHARRALETIRIPAHTREYLLSLTESHISRSITLTHASISDPRWGYILSPAAAAAELAQMKTSLGFFAHTHLPRLFLDDGGGVREIIPEENSWIDLRGMRALINPGSTGQPRDGDPRASYAMFDPENRRIQFRRCSYNIARAQKRIRRAGLPDFLARRLDEGR, from the coding sequence ATGATACAAATCATCTCGGATGTACACGGCAACCTTCAGGCATTGAAGGCGGTGCTGAAAAAAGAACGGCTTACCGCAGATGAGCTGTGGTGTCTGGGAGATACCGGAGGATACGGGGCGGACAGCCGGGCCTGCATCAATTTACTTCATACGCGCAGCAGCATTATGCTCCGTGGAAACCACGATGCGGGACTCTGCGGCCTGGAACCGCCGGAACATTTTTCCGTCCATGCCCGACGAGCTCTGGAAACCATCCGAATTCCCGCCCATACCCGTGAATATCTTCTCTCTCTCACGGAATCTCATATCAGCCGATCCATCACCCTGACCCATGCCTCCATAAGCGATCCCCGTTGGGGTTACATCCTTTCCCCGGCCGCTGCCGCAGCTGAACTGGCCCAAATGAAAACCTCCCTGGGCTTTTTCGCCCATACCCACCTTCCCCGTCTGTTCCTGGACGACGGCGGCGGAGTGCGGGAAATCATTCCGGAGGAAAACAGCTGGATTGACCTCAGGGGCATGAGAGCCCTTATCAACCCAGGCAGCACGGGACAGCCCAGGGACGGAGATCCCAGGGCATCCTATGCCATGTTCGATCCGGAAAACCGGCGCATCCAGTTCAGAAGGTGCAGCTATAACATTGCCCGGGCCCAGAAGCGGATTCGTAGGGCGGGTCTGCCGGATTTTCTGGCCCGGCGGCTTGATGAAGGACGGTAA
- a CDS encoding alpha-2-macroglobulin family protein, with protein MKHLLSRPERSVSPFAGVVFILIAGTVVFSFSACGGEDPADLSMEERFREAENPQARSEITGQIQAGLINEESREAAGQFLQMVERERFEATGIIRESVDLSASTINYYSVNPMEAMAVLGTIGQAGEGGELNIADRGPEGLLPAENRSPRIYVMFNQPMVPLAKLGAEITGTEILNIEPAIPGVYRWYGTRTIGFQPDAPMIDEEFYRVSVLPGVTSLTGARLEEGIKFNIYPERLELVNFYPGTPEDFYPRNYNVPPTYASSLVLEFNQEVDPTVLGGYIELKLDDQPAAYSIRRPRYSEALSSRTPRALLLELSEVPPPSTRVSVTLKEGAVPRDGFPAIERETSQSIRTISRFRVYDIRSSAYSFPRDNREFSYPLYLRFSHPLSEKQGDRITSPETWHIRVNGEAVQPDSVELSGSYVRFTVPSAAPGDVVRISVPPVIQDVFDRNLSNPGEAGPHTIPRPRPFVNFPGRSSRNLVLRHLESAFDPLILFSFRNQQEFLLGSSEYDPEERISSQLSGISMRQLDLSRIPEDTVRFETVDLSPYLNEQGRGTALISWMARDDREFNAANEVSSSDNLMVTVTNIGITSRVSYNSVLVWLNSLSDGYPLEGASVRLVQDGIVLAEGRSDGQGLAVIGQEDGYGYRDREGLSIQVVHENDRAELPFRNTHNAWRFGVNAVYDPKFILEDRSRVHLFTDRGLYKGGEELALRGIHWIQDENGYRSADTPYRIRGISKNGGEEIWSASGRTSGSGGFHHRFTLPENLDSGDYRIQYELDGRSIASADFYVSDFQRASFQVTSSIAEETELLAGESMNARVSASYLAGGSLASGEYNYVWTRKPVTFRPDSPRWEHWSFGTTQWSGEKIVSSGAGSLASDGSARIAVQTGDEEIPWKPYLYNLEVRVSDLDRREISSRTQRIVHPDDLYIAARFGSSTARGWWSRFIPTGDSADAQFRLVTIEGDTADASGELEYGIIRKVWKSVQQQGMYGRLNTRWELVDEPVEEGRLAVEQGGAALQFSVPDSGRHVLYVQRTGEDGRQNRTEIPFYASGSGWVQTASQTPSDIELVVDKNLYSPGETARILVQSPVPQGRYLLTLEREGIFEQRVLDLDSGTEVIEVEISEEHLPVVYAAITGFTPRGEIPREYGEPDLGKPRSLFGVTEIRVSRDAVRLDVEIQENQGVRSPGSKADISLRVTKDGEPVPGAEVTLLAVDRGVLDLIDYRIPDPLEYFYNPAKFPLAVMGDDSRRLLLDPVTYDISTLQGGDGSKIEEREDFNPLALFEPAVITDEEGYARVDFQLPDTLTTYRITALAMDGTRLGMDESEMMVQNPINMRSALPLQLRTRDTAAAGVILNNLSGEEVEVSVTAESDLLSISGESTRKLTIPAETVVELPFVFQALKEGRGSVHFTLESALLNERLTEEIRVERPLLKEAFTTMATISERSSGNGGGGGSAALEGLVIPSAIAEGYGSLQVNLSSSLRTMVMPAAEELLIPLWHGEDRHSVFARLFDLNARMLGYGRGDGGAPGGVELPRINILSRLDEYQFQEGGIGLRSPRDPWTRPNRFLSILTAHSLQLADERGISIEHDIDRRLLMRYLSMQIRGEKFLSDSPVLASWLAQILAREGLADEELLDAVAAREDELGIAGYNMLAEAYAILGSDEQARQLHRRSRNFVNIGTQSLDVRQSYERRSYFSSMEMETAALLRTGAILEDDPDYLLRLANTLARTRNSRRFHSAMDSYWLLYGFSPLLQREQPGRSMSAELLVNDQSLYSGSLTDQTETDEHRVSLELELFEPPLGELKRDVLHELSIRKNGGGPLYYTGTLRYALPGETALPRDEGIEVRTQIETLEGDVLTEDVLTPGTTYRMRVFLSTLRRLSYLNLDVPIPSGAQVLDPNLEITGSYTDAGGLQSEEYVRETQYGDTAGFLGDGFVNTATWNFWFYRPVQRYYAGMISYSWEDFYAGEREVSFLFRAATPGIYPTPGAQASLEFEPEIFGRSAGRLVVIPSDGTDSR; from the coding sequence ATGAAGCATTTGTTATCCCGCCCAGAGCGGAGTGTGTCGCCGTTTGCCGGCGTTGTTTTCATCCTGATTGCCGGGACCGTTGTGTTTTCCTTCAGCGCCTGCGGGGGAGAAGATCCGGCGGATCTGAGCATGGAAGAGAGGTTCCGCGAAGCGGAGAACCCTCAGGCCCGGTCGGAAATCACCGGTCAAATCCAGGCCGGGCTGATCAACGAAGAGAGCAGGGAGGCCGCAGGACAGTTTCTCCAGATGGTGGAGCGTGAGCGCTTTGAAGCAACAGGGATAATCCGGGAGTCGGTAGATCTTTCGGCTTCCACCATCAACTATTATTCGGTGAATCCCATGGAGGCCATGGCGGTGCTGGGAACCATTGGCCAGGCCGGAGAAGGCGGCGAACTGAACATCGCAGACCGGGGACCCGAAGGACTGCTTCCCGCCGAGAACCGGAGTCCCAGAATTTATGTGATGTTCAATCAGCCCATGGTACCCCTTGCAAAGCTCGGCGCAGAAATAACCGGAACGGAAATTCTCAACATCGAGCCTGCGATACCCGGGGTCTACCGCTGGTACGGAACCCGGACCATCGGGTTTCAGCCCGACGCTCCCATGATCGACGAAGAGTTCTACCGGGTTTCTGTTCTCCCGGGGGTAACATCCCTCACAGGGGCCCGGCTGGAAGAGGGAATTAAGTTCAATATCTACCCCGAACGGCTGGAGCTGGTGAACTTCTACCCCGGAACACCCGAAGACTTTTATCCGCGAAATTACAACGTACCGCCTACCTACGCATCCAGTCTGGTTCTTGAGTTCAATCAGGAGGTGGATCCCACGGTGCTGGGCGGGTATATCGAACTGAAACTGGATGATCAGCCGGCAGCCTACAGCATCCGGCGTCCCCGGTACTCCGAAGCACTCTCATCCAGGACTCCCCGTGCCTTGCTGCTTGAGCTGAGCGAAGTGCCTCCGCCCAGCACCCGGGTGAGCGTAACGCTGAAAGAAGGGGCAGTTCCCCGGGACGGCTTTCCCGCCATTGAACGGGAAACCAGCCAGAGCATCCGCACCATCTCCCGGTTTCGGGTCTACGATATCCGCTCGTCGGCCTATTCCTTCCCACGGGATAACCGGGAGTTCAGTTATCCCCTCTACCTGCGCTTCAGTCACCCCCTGTCCGAAAAACAGGGCGATCGGATTACTTCCCCCGAAACCTGGCATATCAGGGTGAACGGAGAGGCGGTGCAGCCCGATTCGGTGGAGCTTTCCGGTTCCTATGTACGGTTCACCGTCCCCTCTGCGGCCCCCGGAGACGTGGTCAGGATTTCGGTGCCTCCGGTTATTCAGGATGTGTTTGACCGAAACCTGAGCAATCCCGGAGAGGCCGGTCCCCATACCATTCCCAGACCCCGTCCTTTTGTGAATTTTCCCGGACGGAGCAGCCGGAACCTGGTGCTCCGCCATCTGGAATCAGCATTTGATCCCCTCATCCTCTTCAGTTTCCGGAATCAGCAGGAGTTTTTACTGGGAAGCTCGGAATATGATCCGGAAGAACGCATATCTTCCCAGCTTTCGGGGATCTCCATGAGGCAACTGGACCTTTCCCGGATCCCGGAAGATACGGTACGCTTCGAGACCGTTGATCTTTCCCCCTATCTGAATGAGCAGGGACGGGGAACCGCCCTCATCAGCTGGATGGCCCGGGATGACCGTGAGTTTAATGCCGCCAATGAGGTAAGCAGCAGCGATAATCTCATGGTGACCGTCACCAATATCGGCATCACCTCCAGGGTGTCCTATAACAGTGTACTGGTCTGGCTGAACAGTCTCAGCGACGGATATCCCCTTGAAGGGGCTTCTGTCCGGCTGGTACAGGACGGTATCGTTCTTGCGGAAGGCAGAAGCGACGGACAGGGCCTGGCGGTGATCGGTCAGGAGGACGGCTATGGCTACCGGGACCGGGAAGGGCTTTCCATCCAGGTGGTGCATGAAAATGACCGGGCAGAGCTTCCGTTCAGAAACACCCATAATGCCTGGCGGTTCGGTGTCAACGCCGTCTACGATCCGAAATTCATCCTGGAGGATCGCTCCCGGGTGCATCTGTTCACCGACCGGGGACTGTATAAGGGAGGCGAAGAGCTCGCCCTCCGGGGAATTCACTGGATACAGGATGAAAACGGCTACCGCAGCGCAGACACCCCCTACCGTATCCGGGGTATTTCCAAAAACGGCGGTGAGGAGATCTGGTCCGCCTCGGGAAGAACCTCCGGCAGCGGAGGGTTTCATCACCGCTTCACCCTGCCGGAAAACCTGGATTCGGGAGATTACCGCATACAGTACGAACTGGATGGGCGCAGCATCGCCTCGGCTGATTTTTACGTCAGCGATTTTCAGCGGGCGTCGTTTCAGGTTACCAGCAGCATTGCCGAAGAAACAGAGCTGTTGGCCGGTGAATCCATGAATGCCCGGGTATCTGCATCCTATCTTGCCGGAGGATCTCTGGCGTCCGGGGAATACAACTATGTGTGGACCCGGAAACCGGTGACCTTCCGCCCGGATTCCCCCCGGTGGGAGCATTGGAGCTTCGGCACCACACAGTGGAGTGGGGAGAAAATTGTCAGCAGCGGAGCAGGATCCCTGGCATCCGACGGTTCGGCCAGGATTGCCGTGCAGACCGGAGACGAAGAAATCCCCTGGAAGCCGTATCTGTACAACCTGGAAGTACGGGTGAGCGATCTTGACCGCCGGGAGATCAGTTCCCGGACCCAGCGCATTGTTCATCCCGACGATCTGTATATTGCAGCCCGCTTCGGTTCTTCCACCGCCCGAGGCTGGTGGTCCCGTTTCATTCCCACCGGAGATTCAGCCGATGCACAGTTCCGTCTGGTGACTATTGAAGGAGATACGGCGGATGCATCGGGAGAACTGGAGTACGGGATTATCAGGAAAGTGTGGAAATCGGTTCAGCAGCAGGGGATGTACGGCAGACTCAACACCCGCTGGGAACTGGTGGATGAACCGGTTGAAGAGGGGCGTCTTGCAGTTGAGCAGGGAGGGGCAGCCCTTCAGTTTTCTGTCCCCGACTCCGGCCGCCATGTGCTCTACGTTCAGAGAACCGGTGAAGACGGAAGGCAGAACCGAACCGAAATTCCCTTCTACGCCAGCGGAAGCGGCTGGGTGCAGACCGCATCCCAAACCCCGTCGGATATTGAGCTGGTTGTGGATAAAAACCTGTACAGTCCCGGGGAAACCGCCCGAATTCTTGTCCAAAGCCCCGTCCCCCAGGGCCGTTACCTACTCACCCTGGAGCGGGAAGGAATCTTTGAGCAGCGGGTGCTGGACCTGGACAGCGGCACTGAAGTGATCGAAGTGGAAATATCGGAAGAACACCTGCCGGTGGTATACGCTGCCATAACCGGGTTCACTCCCCGGGGTGAGATCCCCCGGGAGTACGGCGAGCCGGATCTGGGAAAACCCAGAAGCCTCTTCGGAGTGACGGAAATCCGGGTAAGCAGAGATGCGGTCCGGCTGGATGTGGAAATTCAGGAGAATCAGGGTGTTCGGAGCCCGGGCAGTAAGGCGGATATTTCGTTGCGGGTAACCAAAGACGGCGAGCCGGTTCCCGGTGCCGAGGTGACCCTGCTTGCGGTGGATCGGGGCGTGCTGGACCTTATTGATTACCGCATTCCCGACCCCCTGGAATATTTCTATAACCCGGCCAAATTTCCCCTGGCGGTGATGGGGGATGACAGCCGGCGTCTGCTCCTGGATCCGGTAACCTACGATATCTCCACCCTTCAAGGGGGCGACGGAAGCAAGATCGAAGAGCGGGAGGATTTTAACCCCCTGGCTCTGTTTGAGCCTGCGGTGATCACCGATGAGGAGGGCTACGCCCGGGTGGACTTTCAGCTCCCGGATACCCTCACCACATACCGGATCACCGCTCTGGCCATGGATGGTACCCGTCTGGGAATGGATGAGTCGGAAATGATGGTGCAGAACCCCATTAATATGCGCAGCGCTCTTCCCCTGCAGCTGCGAACCCGTGATACGGCCGCAGCAGGAGTTATTCTGAATAATCTCAGCGGAGAAGAGGTGGAAGTGTCGGTTACTGCAGAATCGGACCTTCTCTCCATATCCGGAGAGAGTACCCGGAAGCTGACCATTCCGGCGGAAACGGTGGTGGAACTGCCCTTTGTATTTCAGGCCCTGAAGGAGGGCCGGGGATCGGTGCATTTCACCCTGGAAAGCGCTCTGCTGAATGAGCGGCTTACGGAGGAAATCCGGGTGGAACGTCCCTTATTGAAAGAGGCGTTCACCACAATGGCAACCATATCGGAAAGAAGCTCCGGCAATGGAGGCGGCGGGGGATCTGCAGCTCTGGAAGGTCTGGTAATTCCCTCGGCCATTGCCGAAGGCTATGGAAGTCTTCAGGTGAATCTCTCCTCCTCACTCCGTACAATGGTGATGCCTGCGGCGGAAGAACTGCTCATCCCGCTGTGGCATGGGGAAGACCGTCACTCGGTATTCGCCCGGCTCTTCGACCTGAACGCCAGGATGCTGGGGTATGGAAGGGGAGATGGAGGCGCCCCGGGCGGGGTTGAACTGCCCCGGATCAATATTCTTTCCCGGCTGGATGAGTATCAGTTTCAGGAGGGCGGCATCGGTCTGCGCTCACCCAGGGATCCCTGGACCAGGCCGAATAGGTTTCTCTCAATCCTCACCGCCCACAGCCTCCAGCTGGCGGATGAACGGGGAATATCAATTGAACATGATATTGACCGGAGATTACTGATGCGCTATTTGAGCATGCAGATCCGCGGCGAGAAGTTTCTCAGTGATTCACCGGTTCTTGCATCATGGCTGGCGCAGATTCTGGCCCGGGAGGGGCTGGCGGATGAAGAACTGCTGGATGCGGTTGCGGCCCGTGAAGATGAGCTGGGGATCGCCGGGTACAATATGCTTGCCGAAGCCTATGCAATTCTGGGCAGTGATGAGCAGGCCCGACAGCTCCATCGCCGAAGCAGGAATTTCGTGAACATCGGCACCCAATCCCTTGATGTACGTCAAAGCTATGAGCGGCGCAGCTACTTTTCATCCATGGAGATGGAAACTGCCGCCCTGCTGCGCACCGGAGCCATTCTGGAGGATGATCCCGACTATCTGCTCCGACTGGCCAATACCCTGGCCCGAACAAGAAATTCCCGGAGATTTCACTCGGCCATGGACAGCTACTGGCTGCTGTACGGCTTCTCCCCCCTTCTGCAGCGTGAACAACCGGGACGCAGCATGAGCGCAGAGCTTTTGGTGAACGATCAGTCCCTCTATTCCGGGTCTCTCACTGATCAAACAGAGACAGATGAACACCGGGTTTCCCTGGAGCTGGAGCTGTTCGAACCTCCCCTGGGTGAACTTAAACGGGATGTGCTGCATGAACTGAGCATACGCAAGAATGGTGGGGGACCTCTCTATTATACCGGAACTCTCCGCTATGCCCTTCCCGGAGAAACGGCCCTGCCCCGGGATGAAGGAATTGAAGTTCGTACCCAGATCGAGACCCTGGAGGGGGATGTGCTCACAGAAGACGTGCTCACACCGGGAACCACCTACCGGATGCGGGTGTTTCTCAGCACCCTCCGGCGACTGAGTTATCTGAACCTGGATGTGCCCATACCCTCCGGGGCCCAGGTCCTGGATCCTAATCTGGAGATTACCGGCTCCTACACCGATGCCGGAGGATTGCAGAGCGAGGAGTATGTACGGGAAACCCAGTACGGCGATACCGCCGGATTTCTGGGGGACGGCTTTGTGAACACCGCAACCTGGAATTTCTGGTTCTACCGGCCCGTCCAGCGCTACTATGCGGGAATGATCAGCTACAGCTGGGAAGACTTTTATGCCGGCGAACGGGAAGTGAGCTTCCTGTTCCGGGCCGCCACTCCGGGGATTTACCCCACACCAGGGGCTCAGGCCTCCCTGGAATTTGAGCCTGAGATATTCGGACGCTCAGCGGGACGTCTGGTGGTAATCCCCTCGGATGGGACCGATTCCAGATGA